From the Chanodichthys erythropterus isolate Z2021 chromosome 9, ASM2448905v1, whole genome shotgun sequence genome, the window AGGTGTGAGATGATGAGGAGAGTTCTTGTGAGGAGACACCGTTGATTTAGCCATGATGCTGTCAATGCTGAACGAACACTTCTGAGTCTTGGGCTCAGGCCTTTGCTGGATTTCTGGAGCTTCGTTGATCTTAATGTTGAGAGTCTGATACTGGAAATATGGAGGGGGCACCATGATGCCATCCGGCACTGGCAAATATCCAATAGGATTAGCCTGGGCTGGCACCGGCCCAGAAACGCAGTAAGGTCGCCCATATGCTCGATAACTTAACGTTGGGTGGTAGAGCACCAGGTTGTCTTTGGTGAACTCGGGTTGGTTCCTCTTGAATCTTTTTCTTCTGCGTAGAAAGCTGCCGTTGTCAAACATGTCCTCAGACGCGGGGTCCAGGGACCAGTAGTTCCCTTTGCCCGGGTTTCCAGGTTCTCGCGGGATCTTTATGAAGCAGTCGTTGAGTGACAAGTTGTGTCTGATGGAGTTCTGCCACGCAGGGAACTTCTCCTTGTAGTAGGGAAACTTGTTGCTGATGAAGTCGCAGATGCCGCTGAGGGTCAGTTTCTTCATCGGGCTCTGGAGGATGGCCATGGTTATGAGAGCGATGTAGGAATACGGAGGCTTGACGGTGGAGGTGTGTTTTGGAGTGGACGTGGTGGAGAAGCTGCTCTCACTCTCTCCTGAAGACTCGGACCCCGAGTGATCCACCTCCGTGGGGTCCCCGCAAGGCATGATGAAATACTCTCGGTCGCTATCGCTTTGGTCTCCTCCAACTGTGTTTATTTCATCGTCTTCAAACGAGACGGGGGTACGCTGCACTTCTTCGTAATCCTGGGTAAGGGTCATGGTTGGAGACCCCGAATGTGCTGGACGCGACTTGTGGTTGGTGATGGTTGTGGTGGGTTTGCAGGACTCATGGAAATGAGGGCTATTTATGAGAGGCCACACGCATACTGTCTTTGGTCCGCCGATGGTCAGACCAATGGGAGTAGAGTGTCACCGCAGGGATTCAGGATAGGCAGGCAGGTGTGGGGGGCTTTGACCTGCTTAAACAATTCGCATATGAGATGTGGATCCTAAACATCCCATTAGAACATCTGTATGGGCGCTATACTGCAATAAAAGTGTATTAGCCATATTTGATAATATTGGCTAATTACTTTTATAGGGTCAACTTTTTAATGatattaagacatttttatccttaatatttttatcctttagtattgaaatattaaatgcATGTACGTCATTTTTAAAGGCATACCAACACATAACGCGCTACGTCACGTGTAAACAaactataataaaaatagaaaataacgTAGGCTAATTATTTTGAAACATAGGCTATAtgcaatatatattttagtattaatgttttatttttaataagccTATTTTTGTTACGTTATTTGAACCAGGTTTTTAGTTTTAGGTCTATTTTATATAGTTACATTGTTACATGACAGCAAACTGCTTTTCTTAGTTATGCCACACTGGCTttgtttttaaactttaataatgtttaaaataaaacaaaaatatcagttctttttttaatacatatgCCTAATGGTTAATCTACAGACAGTTGAACCACATTGacataaatatgacaaaattaaTTGTAATTCGACAAATGAAATATGCTTATTATACAAattgtgttttcattttttggatcaATTGCATCTTTGATGTGTTTTAGACCCGGAccccaacaacaacaacaaaaaagagcGTCACTTCATTGAATCTTTTATTACGACAGCTACGTTATTCGTTATCAATTCAGAAGCAGGTTTGCGCAGTGGGAGCTGGGACGTGTGATGGTGAATTTTCACACCACGCCTAACTACCGGTTTAAAAGACTGATTTTTCCTCGATACCCCCTGGGTTTCGTTTGGTTTGTCACCTCAAGATACCCGCAGGTGGTGTGACCATGAAAATGGCCATGGCCCGGCTCCCCGCATTGAAAGAAGAAAGCCGGTAAACGAGCCTATCAACATCAGAATCAAAAAGGAAACGGCGCAGCTTTAGGCTACAGGCCAGGAGCGAGTTTTATTGGAGGGCATGAATGAGCGCAGCAATCCTCAAAGCAAACCTTCTTGTGCGCGGATATGTGTTAAAACTGTTCACAGTCATCTCAATTGCAAATGAAAAGGCTGGAGCCCACCGTCAACTTCCTCAGCTGTGGATGGTGTGGAAGTGGATGCATGTAAATGTATGAGTACTTGAAAGTTGTGTAAACTAACTATTTACAGCACTCATTGATAAGAAATCCAAGGATCTTATAGTGTTTGTATtgaatgttaaataaataatttgtattAAAATAGTTCTCACAACAGTTGCTAGCACATCattaaattatgttataataCATAACATATTAGAGAAACATACAATAATGAAATTTGTGGCATATTttgtgaacatttttttttatgtaaaggacttacatttacatttatgcattttgaAGACacttttttatccaaagcggCTTGTTACATTcagtgtatatatttaaaagttaattaagATTTCTTTTGCTTAGTTATCATAATGTATGTTCCACTAGAGACACTCAACAAAAAGTAAACCCTACCAACCAATTTTGGCAGTGTTTGTTAAATAGCCATTTTTCGCCTCATCACAGAAAGTGTTAAGTGGGTGCTTATAAAGATGGTTCTCACATTGAAAAAAGACAAATTTAACACGTTAGAAGAGTAAGCCAAGTAACTCAAgactacatttattttactggttactgttattttacacTTTACACTGTGAAAAAGCCTAAGTAAAATGATTAGTAATTGATCACCCAAATGAATTGTTTAAATAACAACATACTCTTGATATAAAGACTATGGGGTTTTTGCTAGTTCcaaaatataatgcattcaCACCAGTTggagaaaaataataatgtaaatatgaaattaattaCAATGTGTGTTTAAGACATGTCTGTGAATTTTATTGGTTTGAAATGTGGCATAGagatgcttaaagggatagttcacccaaaaatgaaaattctgtcatcatttaatcaccctcaagttgttccaaacctgtataaatttaggaagatatttggaagaatgtttgtaaccaagcagctctcgccccccattgactgccatagtaggaaaaaaaatttactatggtagtcaatggggagatctgcttggttaccaacattcttcacaatatttattttgtgctcaacagaagaaagaaactcatacaggtttggaacaaattgagagtgagtaaatgatggcaaaattttcatttttgggtgaactatccctttaaaggatttTTAGTACACACGTTTAAGAGAAATAATGTCAGATTTGACCactttttcatttaaaacattatgGAGCATGATAAGCACCTATGAAGCTGCTAAAGGATTTGCAAACTCTCTCTGTGGGTTGCAAACAGAAACAGCTGCATTTTCAGTGATTTTACAAATGTCTTATGAGATAGAGGTTGTTGGTGTTGTATGGTTTGTATACGTGGCCTGGTAGATTCTGCACAATTTCAGTCATCGGGCATCATCTACTCCACGCTGTCTTTATTTGACACGGCTGAAATGAACTCCTCCTTCAGAACCTCGCCATCAAGGTTTCGACCTGAAttaagaaattaatcatttggcCTTTTAAAGAGAGTTTTATATAGGCGTTTATCTTAATATCTGGAAGTGCACGAAGACGTTCTGAACTCACCTATGAAGACGAGTCGGTTGAGTCTGGGCTCGTGATCTGACCAGAACTCTGGAGTCTCTTCCAGTTCATAAAGCTCATGGACCCCCTGCAACATCACCTTCTTCTGTTTTTGCTGAATGGAGAAGATCCCCTGCCACAACACACATCATTTACACTGAGAACAGATTTGTTTAATATTATAGTGCATGTACATGCTATATTGTTGATATACAAAGGCAATGCTTCATGATTATTTGGCATCTGACATAATGAAAGAATATACAGATGATTGTATCCTCACCTTTAACCGGATAACTGTCATTGCCAATCCTGCTTTGTTCTTAAATATTTTCTCCCATAGGAGGTTCTGCAGAAAAATAAGTAGTTTTTTTCATTTctcaaaaaaaatcaattttcaaGAAATTTTGTAAAGGTgcaaatatgtgtaaatatttaaataaaaagaaaatattttgtaccTGAATGAATATATTTAATAGGTCTTCTGACACACTGCCAGGTACTTCAAATGTTACAGTCAGCATACTCTGAAATAAACCAAATACGTTACccaaacataaaacaatttGTCCGAAATTTCATGACCAAATACGAAGGGAGCATCACATTTTCAAATGAGTCAAGTGACTTTACAAATGTACTGttcactatcattcaaaagtatggagttggtaagatttttttatatttttgaaagacgacaccagtaaaaacagtaatattgtgaaatattattacaattcaaaataactatttttatttgaatatattttaaaatgtaatttcttcttGTGccggcaaagctgaattttcagcagccattacttcagtcttcagtgtcacatgatccttcagatatcattctaatatgctgattattatcaattttaaaaacagttgtgctatggtgcatttttttcaagattctttgattaatagaaagttcaaaagaacagcatttattcaaaatagaaatctttcgtaacattattaatgtctttacagtcacttttttttatcattcGTGAACCTGGACCAAAAAAGCAGTCTAAGTTAGGTCTAAATTATCaaattttcttttatgccaaaaatcatcaGGAtgttaagtaaagatcatgttccatgaagatattttgtaaatttcctactgtaaatataatcAAAATCTAATTTTTCAGTAATATGcgttgctaaggacttcatttggacaactttaaaggcaattttctcagtatttttatgtttttctgcaccctcagattccagattttcaaatagttggatctcagccaaatattgtcaTATCTTAACATGGAaaacttatttattcagctttcagatgatgtttacatttcaaaattgacccttatgactggttttgtggtccagggtcacattttaacacatccttgctgagtaaaagtattaatttattaaaaaacagtgaacggtagtgtaagAATGCTGCGTTTGTTGTGCTATCAAGCAGATTTTATGCCACAAAAGGCAACAAAATCGTCAATTTATAAGGGATTTTAACAATTTTTGATAGTACACCAAAACATTTCTAATAAAGCCTCTATCTTTAAAAGCTTCAGTACAACACTTGAATGAATTTCCCCTTGGTGTTAAACACTTCACTGTTTTAGCGCCCATTCTGCTGTAGTTCTTTGGGGCGTTACATGGGCCCTTTACAGATACTTAAACCATTGTTTGTCTGTGCTAAAAGTTACACACTTCCTTTTTTCCTTTGGAATAACAAGAGAAAACAGGGCTCTCATTTACATGAAAAGAGCAGTGAAGCTTGGCTCGGAAGGGGGAGGGTGGGACAGACTGGGTGGATGCGGGAAAGTGACCCCTCTAATATTAAGAGCTCCTATGGAGAGTTTGGTTCAAGGATAAGGGAAGTTGAagacatttaacatttaatgaaGCTCCTAGTTTAAACAAACCCCGAGATGATCATTGTAGAAAGAGAAGCTGGattgtttttttcctcagaggtgaaaaatattcaatttgccatttcaaaatgtcataaaaccAGTCATCTTCACCTTGTCTAGATGTGGTTGACTTGTTTTTACCAGCTGCAGCTTTTCAGCCAacctgcagaacacaaaatttCAAGAAATTTAAATGTGAAACCAGCGCATTGATTGATGTCAAATACCTTCAATAAACAACATCCTCTTACATACACAAATGTATCAGACAGATGTACAGTCTTAGCTAAAACCTCTCAAAGGGTTTGACTACACTGACAGCCCCTAATCCCGGTGCTGGTGTGATGCGGAGGAGCTTTTGGGTTTAGTAACAGTAAGATTGAGCTTaatacagaaagaaagaagaagaaagcgCGTGAGGGAGTGGGAGAGCGGGCTCTGACCCCTCGGGGAGGGCAAACGTTGCTCTGTGGATTATTCGTCAGGCAGCAGACCAGAGGGGGGTCATCCCAGACAAGCAGCCTGTGCTGAGGGGGGCAAATGGGCCACAGTCGGGGCTGAAAGCCAGAATGTGTTGGATGTGCTTCTGTACCTTTACTGCAGACACCGGCTATAATCCTCTGCAGCTGGGCCGAGCCATTCACATTTACTCTGTCTCACTGTAATTACTCTTAAAAAGGgtgtttcattttttgtttttgtctaagTCATCAACATTAGCATGAGGTAATGGAGTGTTTGATCCTCGTCGGATGCACAAAATCCTCTGGGAAAAAATACTGGTGAACAGAATCGCCACTATACTTTCAGTAAGAATCAAGTACTGTAATTGTTGCAAGTATTTTTCCAAAAACACTTACCTTGTGCCATCTTTGGTATCAAAAGAATGTAAATCTAATACTTGAGACAGATCAACCCTAAGAGAAAGGAAAATACActtcatttgtatttatatataattacttTGTCTTTGATGTTATTAATAGGTAAAAAGATAAAGATCCTAATGGTAGGACAAGCCTAAAAAAggctgaaaaatacagtttatgaaatagtttgaaattgtaataatagtttaaattgtaataatatttcacaatattactgtttttatggtCATTTtcatcaaattaatgcagcctaGATGAGCATGAGTaccttctttcaaaaacattaaaaaacaaaattactgactttttttttttatttaacagtagCGCAAACACATCAGATTACAGGTTTTAAAATCGAACTGCTTTAAATGTCTTGACAGTATGCATTTGATTTGATCaaaattttatgtaaaaagAAATGGCTTAAAAACATGGTACAATACCAAACACCATTACCAAGGATCAGAATAAAGTGCATGTTTTGTGTTGGTGGTTTCTGCATATCACCTCACCTGGATTTTTGTGTCTCCAAAATCTTTACGAGCCCATTTATTGATCTACAATGAAGAAAACAGAGCACATGTAAAACAAACTCAAAGACATCTATCAAGTTATCATTCCAACTAGATTTTTACAGTTTCTGAAGCAAATCTGAGAAGCGCAAAGGTCAACATTACAATGCTAAGATGTTATGTTTGGTTGTCAGGATGTGGCTATGTGCTTGTCAAGGTGTTCTGTATGGTTTTTACTCATTTCTGA encodes:
- the foxd5 gene encoding forkhead box protein D5 codes for the protein MTLTQDYEEVQRTPVSFEDDEINTVGGDQSDSDREYFIMPCGDPTEVDHSGSESSGESESSFSTTSTPKHTSTVKPPYSYIALITMAILQSPMKKLTLSGICDFISNKFPYYKEKFPAWQNSIRHNLSLNDCFIKIPREPGNPGKGNYWSLDPASEDMFDNGSFLRRRKRFKRNQPEFTKDNLVLYHPTLSYRAYGRPYCVSGPVPAQANPIGYLPVPDGIMVPPPYFQYQTLNIKINEAPEIQQRPEPKTQKCSFSIDSIMAKSTVSPHKNSPHHLTPDYSYVFPRPTSCVTPSLLPVPTRTPLLKTVPFTETLRMVYPHC